GCAGCCGGACCCGATACCCGGCCCCCGGAAGGCAGTTATCTGGCCAGTGGTTTGGGCTGATCTGGACTTCCAGTTCGACTCGGCCCCGCCGTTTCATGTCTGCCGCCGCATCCCGCAACTGGTAGCGGATACGGGTAGCCATGTCGCTCACAAGCGTTTCGCATCCGGTCGCCATAAAGAAGCAAGCAAGGGCGACAACGGACGCGGCTTTACGCATGGTCAATTTGCCGGCTTTGGGGGAGTCCCTTGAGCCACTGCATGGCCGCCCAGTTCGTCTGCTTCCTTCACAAGCCTGGAACTGGCGAGCGCAGTGGCTTCCTGCCCGCCGAGTGCGTCCTGGATGGATGTGTTAATAAGTTCTTCCGCAAGTCCATGCGTGGCGAGATCAAGTTCGTCTACCATCGCCTGGAGAACCGCCCGGTCATTGCCCTGCAGGGCCGCTTTCACGGTCATCAGCGCCTGCTGGACTCGCTGCATCTCGGATTGCGAGAGCCGGACACCGCCCTTAGACAGCGCCTTCTCGGTAGCCCGGACCATTGTCTCCGCCTCGACTTTCAGCTCCACAAGCTGCCGTATTTCAAGATCCTCCTGCGCATGGGTGATAGATTCCGTGAGCATCCTCTCAATGGTATTCTCGTCGAGCCCTGAAGCGGGCTCCACTTGGATTTGCGCCGCCCGGCCAGTACGTAACTCCTTGGCAGTAACTTTCAGGATGCCGTTGGCGTCCACGAGGAAAGACACCTCGATCCGGGGAACCCCGGCGGGAAGCGGGGGGAGATCGCTCAGCTCGAATTTTCCCAGAAGCCGGCAGTCTTGGACCAGTTCACGCTCGCCCTGGTAGATATTGATCGCTACCCTCGTCTGCCCATCCACGAATGTCGTGAAGTTCTCTTTCGCCAGGGACGGGATGGTCGTGTTCCGGTGGATCAGTTTGGCCATCGCACCGCCCATTGTCTCGATTCCGAGCGAGAGCGGGATAACATCCAGCAGCAGCAGGTCATCCCGGCCTCCGGACAGGATCTCGCCCTGCACGGCCGCCCCAAGCGCAACCACCGCCTCGGGATTCAGTTCCGTATGCGGTTTGCGGCCAAAAACATCCTCGACGAATTTCCGTACGAGCGGGACACGGGTGGACCCGCCCACCAGCACTACTTCGTCAATTTCCTTGGGGCTCACCCCGGCATCATTCATGGCCGCCCGCACAATCACGCCAGTACGCTCCACGATCGGCCGGATCACCGCCTCGAACTGGCTGCGCGAAACGGTCTGCCGGTAACTGAAATCGCCGGTTTTCACTTCAAAAACCGCGCCCTGCTCGTCCGACAGCCTGATTTTCACGCGTTCGCATTCGGCAGCAAGCACGGCACGTCCAACGGCCGTATCCAGCAGATTCCGGCCCGTTTCACGCTCACACTCCTCATTGATCCACCGGGCAAAGGCATTGTCGAAGTCATCTCCGCCCAGCTGAGTGTCGCCGTTGGTCGCCTTCACCTCGAACACCCCGTCCCGGAGATTCAGGATGGAGATATCAAAAGTCCCGCCACCCAGATCATAAACGGCAATGAGGCCCTGTTTTTTCTTGTCCAGGCCATAGGCGAGCGCGGCTGCTGTCGGCTCGTTGATGATACGGATGACATTGAGCCCCGCAATCTCCCCGGCAATCTTCGTCGCCTGCCTCTGGCTGTCGTTAAAATAGGCCGGGACCGTAATGACGGCATCTTCCACCGGCAGCTTGAGGACAGATTCGGCACGGTCCTTCAGTTCAGCAAGAATGAGCGAGGACGCCTCCACAGGATTCAGCTTCCGGCCTCCGACGACAAAATTGACCATCTCCTTGTCCGTCGGCTCGACCGAATAGGGAAGCTGCTTCGCTATCTCTTTGACTTCCTCATAGCGTTTCCCCATGAACCGCTTCACCGAAAACAGCGTCAGTTCGGGATTCAGGATCCGCTGTGCCCGCGCCCGTTCACCGACCATGATCCCGTCACCCGTGAAGGCGATCATGGAAGGCAGCAGCGGATGCCCGTCACAGTCTACGAGTATGCGCGGTCCGCCCTGATCGGAAACCGCCACAAGGCTGTTCGTCGTTCCAAGGTCAATGCCTACAACCGGGGCCTTTTCCTTCTTGCCCTTGATGGCCGACATGTCGATCATGATGGGACGGGCCATTCAGTAAACCTCTATCCGGCTTTTCAGCCGGCCTTTTGTGTGAGCCGTGCGATATCCTCGCGCATCCGGTACAAGTACTGACGCACCTGCCGTATCTGCGCCAGTTCCGCATGAATCGATTTGCGGAGATCCAGTGCCCCAGCTCGCCTGCCGGGATCATGCAGACCGTGTTCGTGCCAGCGCCGAACGACACGATCAACTGCTTCCTGGTTTCCGGTTTCGCTGGCTGCCAGCCGTGTCTCAAACGCCTGGAGCGCCGCTTTCGCCTCCACGCCACCTTCCATCAGGGCCTCCTGAAGCTCGAAGTAGTCCTCAGCGAGTTCCGCCGGAACCTGCCCTTTTGCCGCCGTCTTCCCCGCCTCCAGCCCCAGTTCCTTCCCTTCCAGGACAAGCAGGTAATCCAGACGGCTATCCGGGTTCCGGAGTGTCCGGTAAGCGTCATTCACCAGCGCCGAGCGATGCATGGCATTTTCGAGCTGCCCGGGCTTCCGGGTATAGCGGTCCGGATGCAACCGTCGCGACAGCTCGTAAAACCGTTTCTCACCCTGCTTCGTATCGAAGTCAGGCGACCGGGGAACCCCCATGACCGTAAAATAGTCCTCATCGCCCCGGAGCGGCTGCACGGCTTCACAGGATGGACAGAACGCGTCGCTGCCGGCGACCGAATGGCCGCAGAACTCACAGGCATACAGGACCGTCTCGTGGTTAGTTGATGGCCTCATTGGAAAGACGGCCGGCGAACCACACTTCTCCCTATGCCGCGAACGATTCGCCGCAACTGCAGTTCTTGCTGGCATTGGGGTTATTGAAAACAAAACCGGAACCTTCGAGTCCATCCGTATAATCGAGCTGAATCCCCTGAAGGTAGAGAGAACTCTTGGGGTCAATGAATACCTTGAAGGCACCGGTATCCTGAACCCGGTCATAGGCACCAGGCTCCTTCTCGAATGCCAACCGGTAACTCATTCCCGAGCAGCCACCCCCGACAACAGCCACCCTCAGACCGGCCGCACCGATCTGCTCCTTTTCCATGAGCCGCTGGACCTGCTGCACGGCCTGGTCGGTCAGGGTGATAATCTGGTCGCTCATCGCCCGTCTCAACTTTCCTTCTTGGTATCCTGACCCTGTTTCTTCAGGTAGTCGTTGATAGCGGCCTTGATGGCGTCCTCGGCCAGCACCGAGCAATGGATCTTCACCGGCGGCAGTGCCAGTTCATTCACGATATCGGTGTTCTTGATCTTGAGCGCATCGTCCACGGTCTTGCCCTTCACCCACTCGGTTGCAAGCGAGCTGCTGGCGATGGCGCTCCCGCAACCGAAGGTCTTGAACTTGGCATCCTCAATCCGGCCGTCTTTCACCTTGATCTGCAGTTTCATGACGTCACCGCATTCAGGCGCGCCGACGACACCCGTGCCGACGTTGTCGTCACCCTTGTCCAGGGCGCCCATATTCCGGGGGTTTTCGAAGTGGTCAATTACCTTGCTGCTGTATGCCATATGCAATTCTCTTTCTTTGGCGTCACCTTAATATGGGTCGGAACTCAATGGGCTGCCCACTGCACCGACTTCAGATCAATCCCTTCCTTGTGCATCTCGTACAATGGCGAAAGATCCCTCAGCCGCCGCACGGCGCGGATCACTTCGTCCATCACAAAATCCGTTTCCGCTTCGGTCGTAAAACGGCCCAGGCCGAACCGGATGGATGTATGGGCGAGTTCTTCTCCCACGCCGAGCGCACGGAGCACGTAACTCGGCTCCAGACTGGCCGACGTACAGGCTGAACCCGAACTCACCGCCACATTCTTGATCGCCATCATCATCGATTCGCCTTCCACGAAGGCGAACGAAATGTTCAGGTTGTTCGGTAGCCGGTGGACTGGATGGCCGTTCAGGTAGATCTCGTCCAGTTCCTTGCGGAAACCATCCCACATCCGGTCCCGAAGCTTGCGGAGCCGTCCGCTCTCTTCTTCCCACACCTGTGCCGCCTTGGCCGCAGATGCACCAAAACCCACAATGCCCGGCACATTCAGCGTTCCCGACCGGATGCCACGCTCGTGACCGCCGCCATGAATGACCGGCGCGACGCGCACACGGGGGTTGCGACGCCGGACATAGAGGGCACCCACGCCCTTGGGGCCATACATCTTGTGGGCCGAGAGCGACATGAGATCAATGCCCATCTGCTGGACATCGACCCTGACCTTGCCGATCGCCTGCACAGCATCGGTATGGAAGATAACGCCCTTTTCCTTGCAGAGCCGCCCAATCGCCTCGATATCCTGAATCGTGCCGATCTCGTTGTTGGCGAAGATCACCGAAACCAGGATCGTGTCCTTGCGGATTGCCCCCGCGAGCTGCTCCAGCGAAATGCGTCCGGTGGAATCGACATCGAGGTAGGTCACCTCGAAACCCTTTTTCTCTAGGTATTTGCACGGATCAAGCACCGCCTTGTGCTCGATCTTCGTAGTAATGATGTGCTTGCCCTTCTCGCCATACATCTCGGCGGTGCCCAGCACGGCAATGTTGTCCGACTCGGTCGCCCCGGAGGTGAATATGATTTCCTTCGGGTCGGCCCCTACCAAGGCGGCAATTTCGCCGCGGGCCTTTTCGACGGCAGCCTCGGCGGCCCATCCGTATGCATGGCTACGGCTTGCCGCGTTGCCGAACTCCTCGGTGAAATACGGCAGCATCACCTTGAGCACATCGGGATCAACAGGCGTCGTTGCGTGGTAGTCCATGTAGACCGGCACGCGAACCCCGTTTTCCAGTGTCTTCATCTCCGGCATGAGTCCAAAATCACCTTTCGCTGGCTGTCCCTGCTGGACGTCCGAAAACCCAAAATCAGTCAGCGGCGGCGGCGGCCCCAGGGTTACCTGCCGCCGGCCGCTGCCCTTCCTGAACCGGGTCAGAAACGCCCGCGAAAATTTCCCCGAGCGTCGTCGAGCCGAGAACATCCTTCACCCGGCCATTCAGCCGCCGCATGGGTCCGACAATCGTGCAGTGGTTGAACTGGATGCAGGTCTGGGTACCCTTGCCATCAACCCCGCCAGGACGGGCACATTCGATCATTCCCAAAGGACCATCCATCGCCTCAATGAACCTGGCGAGGCTGACCTGGTCCAGATCCGTGGAAAGACTGTACCCGCCCAGGATTCCCTGGTGGCTCTGTACGTAGCCTTCCCGCTTCAGTTTCTGCATGATCTTTGAAACCAGATCGAACGAAAGGTGGTACCTGTCGGCTATTTCACGGGCACTGGAGTAGGTCCCTTCCGACTGGGAAGCGATATGCTTGAGCGCGATGATCGCGTATTCAGTTTTCTTGGTGAACTGAAACATTTCGCGTTCCCTTTTCCTTTCGGCGGGTCCAATTTCCTCAAAACCCGACCTTAATTGTCCGAGATCAAGATGAATCCTGTGGCCAAGGTTGTCAAGATAGGACTGGATTTGTCTTTGATTAAGTGGGCAGCGCATTTATCTAAGTAATTACAGCTAGTTATATGGCCTCTGATTGACTTGAGAATAGCCCTGACAGACCATTCCGTAGGGAAGAAGCCGACACTGGATTCCTCATGGTATTTCCCGTATTGATTAGAGGCTTTCACCGGTATCACTTGCCGACAGACGCGACAGAACATGCGCGAGAGTGGTGAAATTGGCAGACACGCAGGTCTTAGAAGCCTGTGCCGCAAGGCGTAGGGGTTCAAGTCCCCTCTCTCGCACCAGCCTTAACTCTGTGTTTGCCTTGAATAGCGGGGCGTCCAGTTCAGAAAACATCCTGTTAAACCAGTCCCGCGTGGCCGGTACATGCCCGTTTATGGGTGCGCTTCGCTGGAAACCACCGGATTTTCGGCTATGAAGTCCCCATGACCGATCAGCTGTCATCGGATCTCAATTCGCTGCGCATATCACGCGATACTCCCCCTCCCCGGCAACGGCGCCAGTTGGGCTGGGTCATACCCATAGCCGCCGGAATTGCCGCAATCGTCATACTGGTCCCAATCGCCCGCCGGATCGTCTTCAAGACCAATGTGGAAGTGACCGAGGTTATTTCTGCATCCCCCGCCCGGGCTTCAGTGCTGCTGACAGCGAGCGGCTATGTGGTTCCTCAGCGGGTTTCAAAGGTCGGTGCCAAGATCACCGGCCGGATTGTCAGGATCTACGTCCGCGAGGGCGACACGGTTAAGGAAGGCGACCTGATCGCCGAACTGGAAGACGCGCAGGAACGGGCGGCCATTACGGTAGCCCAGGCACGAGCGGCTTCAGCCGAGGCGCGCGTACGGACCGCAGCCGCACAACTGCTGGAGGTGGACCGCCAGACGGACCGGCAGCGCCGGCTCGCCGAAGAAGGGGTCACCGCCTATGCGACGGTCGAGGATCTGGAAGCGCGCCGCGATTCGCTTGTCGCTGCCAGGGATGCTGCACAGGCCGAACTGGATATGGCCCGTGCCGAAGTAAATGCCCTCCGTACGACGCTCTCGTACATGCGGATCGAGGCACCCCTGAGCGGTGTCGTCATCGCCAAGCCAGCCGAGCCGGGGGAACTGGTCGGGGTAATGGCGGCCAATATTGCCGAAATCGCCGACATGTCCAGCCTTATGGTCGAAGTCGATGTCCCTGAGCGGCGGCTCGCCCAGGTAGTTCCGGGCAATCCGTGCGAGATTGTGCTGGACGCATTTCCCAACCGGAGACTCCGCTGCAAGGTGCATGAGATCAGCCAGCGGGTCGACAAGGCAAAAGCCACCATCACCGTCAAGGCGGCATTCGTGGACGAACCCAAAGGCGTTCTGCCTGACATGTCGGCGCGTGTGGGATTTCTCACCGAAGAACTCCCCGAAGATATCCGGAACAAGCCCGACGAACTGCTTGTCCCCAAGTCGGCTGTTGTTGGCGACCGGAACGATGCAGCGGTGTTTGTTATCCTGGATGGCAAGGCACGGCGTACCCATATTGCTTTCGATGAAGAGCGCGGAAACTATTACCGCCTCGTCGAAGGACCGACACCCGGCACCCGCATTGTCGACAAGCCGCCGCCGGGTCTCGCTGACGGACACCCAATCAAGGAGTCACTCCCGTGAATGCACCCGCGCAACAGACTGACAGCAGGCCGATGGTGGAACTGCAAGGCATCACCAAGACCTACCACCGCGGAGACGAAGCCCTTACCGTCCTGCACAATCTCGACTTCAGCCTCCCCAAGGGCGGTTACGTCGCGCTCATGGGTCCATCCGGTTCCGGCAAGTCGTCCCTCCTCAACATCATTACCGGTCTTG
The sequence above is drawn from the Deltaproteobacteria bacterium genome and encodes:
- a CDS encoding Rrf2 family transcriptional regulator: MFQFTKKTEYAIIALKHIASQSEGTYSSAREIADRYHLSFDLVSKIMQKLKREGYVQSHQGILGGYSLSTDLDQVSLARFIEAMDGPLGMIECARPGGVDGKGTQTCIQFNHCTIVGPMRRLNGRVKDVLGSTTLGEIFAGVSDPVQEGQRPAAGNPGAAAAAD
- a CDS encoding IscS subfamily cysteine desulfurase, producing the protein MKTLENGVRVPVYMDYHATTPVDPDVLKVMLPYFTEEFGNAASRSHAYGWAAEAAVEKARGEIAALVGADPKEIIFTSGATESDNIAVLGTAEMYGEKGKHIITTKIEHKAVLDPCKYLEKKGFEVTYLDVDSTGRISLEQLAGAIRKDTILVSVIFANNEIGTIQDIEAIGRLCKEKGVIFHTDAVQAIGKVRVDVQQMGIDLMSLSAHKMYGPKGVGALYVRRRNPRVRVAPVIHGGGHERGIRSGTLNVPGIVGFGASAAKAAQVWEEESGRLRKLRDRMWDGFRKELDEIYLNGHPVHRLPNNLNISFAFVEGESMMMAIKNVAVSSGSACTSASLEPSYVLRALGVGEELAHTSIRFGLGRFTTEAETDFVMDEVIRAVRRLRDLSPLYEMHKEGIDLKSVQWAAH
- a CDS encoding DnaJ domain-containing protein, which codes for MRPSTNHETVLYACEFCGHSVAGSDAFCPSCEAVQPLRGDEDYFTVMGVPRSPDFDTKQGEKRFYELSRRLHPDRYTRKPGQLENAMHRSALVNDAYRTLRNPDSRLDYLLVLEGKELGLEAGKTAAKGQVPAELAEDYFELQEALMEGGVEAKAALQAFETRLAASETGNQEAVDRVVRRWHEHGLHDPGRRAGALDLRKSIHAELAQIRQVRQYLYRMREDIARLTQKAG
- the hscA gene encoding Fe-S protein assembly chaperone HscA produces the protein MSAIKGKKEKAPVVGIDLGTTNSLVAVSDQGGPRILVDCDGHPLLPSMIAFTGDGIMVGERARAQRILNPELTLFSVKRFMGKRYEEVKEIAKQLPYSVEPTDKEMVNFVVGGRKLNPVEASSLILAELKDRAESVLKLPVEDAVITVPAYFNDSQRQATKIAGEIAGLNVIRIINEPTAAALAYGLDKKKQGLIAVYDLGGGTFDISILNLRDGVFEVKATNGDTQLGGDDFDNAFARWINEECERETGRNLLDTAVGRAVLAAECERVKIRLSDEQGAVFEVKTGDFSYRQTVSRSQFEAVIRPIVERTGVIVRAAMNDAGVSPKEIDEVVLVGGSTRVPLVRKFVEDVFGRKPHTELNPEAVVALGAAVQGEILSGGRDDLLLLDVIPLSLGIETMGGAMAKLIHRNTTIPSLAKENFTTFVDGQTRVAINIYQGERELVQDCRLLGKFELSDLPPLPAGVPRIEVSFLVDANGILKVTAKELRTGRAAQIQVEPASGLDENTIERMLTESITHAQEDLEIRQLVELKVEAETMVRATEKALSKGGVRLSQSEMQRVQQALMTVKAALQGNDRAVLQAMVDELDLATHGLAEELINTSIQDALGGQEATALASSRLVKEADELGGHAVAQGTPPKPAN
- a CDS encoding efflux RND transporter periplasmic adaptor subunit, whose protein sequence is MTDQLSSDLNSLRISRDTPPPRQRRQLGWVIPIAAGIAAIVILVPIARRIVFKTNVEVTEVISASPARASVLLTASGYVVPQRVSKVGAKITGRIVRIYVREGDTVKEGDLIAELEDAQERAAITVAQARAASAEARVRTAAAQLLEVDRQTDRQRRLAEEGVTAYATVEDLEARRDSLVAARDAAQAELDMARAEVNALRTTLSYMRIEAPLSGVVIAKPAEPGELVGVMAANIAEIADMSSLMVEVDVPERRLAQVVPGNPCEIVLDAFPNRRLRCKVHEISQRVDKAKATITVKAAFVDEPKGVLPDMSARVGFLTEELPEDIRNKPDELLVPKSAVVGDRNDAAVFVILDGKARRTHIAFDEERGNYYRLVEGPTPGTRIVDKPPPGLADGHPIKESLP
- the iscU gene encoding Fe-S cluster assembly scaffold IscU, yielding MAYSSKVIDHFENPRNMGALDKGDDNVGTGVVGAPECGDVMKLQIKVKDGRIEDAKFKTFGCGSAIASSSLATEWVKGKTVDDALKIKNTDIVNELALPPVKIHCSVLAEDAIKAAINDYLKKQGQDTKKES
- a CDS encoding iron-sulfur cluster assembly accessory protein; translation: MITLTDQAVQQVQRLMEKEQIGAAGLRVAVVGGGCSGMSYRLAFEKEPGAYDRVQDTGAFKVFIDPKSSLYLQGIQLDYTDGLEGSGFVFNNPNASKNCSCGESFAA